GCGGCGCGTCGTTCACCACCCGCAGCACGATCGAGAGCGGCGCCATCCGCGCCGAGGTCTGCTCCGAGTGCCACCCGTTCTACACGGGCAAGCAGAAGATCCTCGACACCGGTGGCCGTGTGGCCCGCTTCGAGGCCCGCTTCGGCAAGGCTGCCGGCTCCGCCAAGAAGTAGCGAGCCACTGCGCCGGTTCTCGGCTGCCCCCGCGCGGGGCGGCCGGGACCGGCGCTTTGCCGTCCCCGCTCACGGCGGGGACCCGGGACGACCGGACGCCACCCCCGGACCGGCAGCAGCTTCATCCCCGCAGCACTCCCGCAGCACTTTCGTAACGCATACCAGGAGCCCCCGATGTTCGAGGCGG
This DNA window, taken from Streptomyces sp. SCSIO 30461, encodes the following:
- the rpmE gene encoding 50S ribosomal protein L31 — its product is MKRDIHPEYVETQVSCTCGASFTTRSTIESGAIRAEVCSECHPFYTGKQKILDTGGRVARFEARFGKAAGSAKK